The following proteins are encoded in a genomic region of Sesamum indicum cultivar Zhongzhi No. 13 linkage group LG8, S_indicum_v1.0, whole genome shotgun sequence:
- the LOC105169181 gene encoding uncharacterized protein LOC105169181 yields the protein MDGKLLASRNLVQGKSSGFLNLQEPMQANGKRVPQPFQGLVVSHDAQAQDAFPMRNRGGRKSDMPVSFLDGNGEGDTTKNSCDEDGSYAMGEHVDANNESEKEKKESPWQRVKWTDQMVKLLITAVSYLGEDAGSDNGGGGRRISPLLPKKGKWRAISKVMAERGFHVSPQQCEDKFNDLNKRYKKLNDILGRGTSCEVVENPTLLDLMDISAKSKESVRKILSSKQLFYQEMCSYHNGNRLYIPHDQSIQRSLHLALRNSDDLESHESKAYRSDSINDDEEIDASESQNDNNEEKHPLHDDLRSTRVSTKRKKPREPEYLDADHVMDFIATKKSTPHDHARTNQVPGQGTTLDWQRNPWFMSRTVQLEEKKLQIEAEMLELEKQRLRWLRFSELEDRDLEKMRLENEYLKLENERLALEIKRQEMGGHAN from the coding sequence ATGGATGGCAAGTTATTAGCTAGTAGGAATCTGGTGCAAGGAAAATCTTCCGGCTTTCTAAATTTGCAAGAGCCAATGCAAGCTAATGGCAAAAGGGTCCCCCAGCCATTTCAAGGTTTGGTGGTTTCTCATGATGCACAAGCTCAAGATGCCTTTCCCATGAGGAATAGAGGCGGGCGAAAATCTGATATGCCAGTTTCGTTTCTCGATGGCAATGGCGAGGGTGATACAACAAAGAATTCTTGTGATGAGGACGGCTCTTATGCTATGGGGGAGCATGTCGATGCGAATAATGAAagtgagaaagagaaaaaggagtCACCTTGGCAGCGTGTGAAGTGGACTGATCAAATGGTGAAGCTTTTGATAACTGCAGTTTCTTATCTTGGAGAAGATGCTGGCTCAGAtaatggtggtggtggaagaAGGATTTCACCACTTTTGCCAAAGAAAGGTAAGTGGAGAGCTATCTCCAAAGTCATGGCGGAAAGAGGATTTCATGTATCGCCTCAACAATGTGAGGATAAGTTCAATGATCTCAACAAAAGGTATAAGAAACTTAATGATATCCTCGGGAGAGGTACTTCTTGTGAGGTAGTTGAAAATCCAACACTTCTAGatttgatggatatatctGCGAAATCAAAGGAGAGCGTGAGGAAGATATTGAGCTCAAAACAGTTGTTTTACCAAGAAATGTGCTCATATCACAATGGAAATAGGCTGTATATTCCTCATGATCAATCTATTCAAAGGTCACTGCACTTGGCTCTTAGAAATAGTGATGATCTGGAGTCCCATGAATCGAAGGCCTACAGGTCTGACAGCATCAATGATGACGAAGAAATCGATGCAAGTGAGAGCCAAAATGAtaacaatgaagaaaagcatCCTCTGCATGATGATCTTCGTTCAACAAGGGTGTCTACTAAGAGGAAGAAACCAAGAGAGCCTGAATATTTGGATGCAGATCACGTCATGGATTTTATTGCTACCAAAAAATCTACTCCTCATGATCATGCAAGAACTAACCAAGTGCCTGGTCAGGGCACCACTCTAGACTGGCAAAGAAACCCGTGGTTCATGTCCCGCACTGTTCAGTTGGAGGAAAAGAAGTTACAAATTGAAGCTGAAATGCTGGAGTTGGAAAAGCAGCGTCTCAGATGGCTAAGATTTAGTGAGCTTGAAGATAGGGACTTAGAGAAGATGAGACTGGAAAATGAGTATTTAAAGCTTGAGAATGAGCGATTAGCATTAGAAATTAAACGCCAAGAAATGGGTGGCCATGCCAactaa